The following proteins are co-located in the Salinigranum halophilum genome:
- a CDS encoding winged helix-turn-helix domain-containing protein: MVESDTRERNEHGQFADRIPAQEALAVFEAREDRARPVTAGDVADALDCSRRTAHNKLGELTEQGIVRTRKVGARSRVWWVPIEDTSTAPDATRRPAVTDAANDVELPGSGKILERRRQALLAAYDYLSEHPEAKKADFLRDVFPDHRAEFESAEGWWNAIQPALRELPGVDPPKERGHIWHYLGGD; this comes from the coding sequence ATGGTCGAGTCCGACACGCGCGAGCGAAACGAACACGGTCAGTTCGCCGACCGCATCCCGGCACAGGAGGCGCTCGCGGTGTTCGAGGCCCGCGAGGACCGCGCCCGTCCCGTGACGGCCGGTGACGTCGCCGACGCGCTCGACTGTTCGCGGCGGACGGCGCACAACAAGCTCGGCGAACTCACAGAGCAGGGCATCGTCCGCACGCGGAAGGTCGGCGCGCGCAGTCGCGTCTGGTGGGTTCCCATCGAAGACACGTCGACCGCTCCCGACGCGACGCGCCGGCCGGCCGTCACCGACGCGGCCAACGACGTCGAACTCCCGGGCTCCGGGAAGATTCTCGAACGCCGGCGACAGGCGCTCCTCGCGGCGTACGACTACCTGAGCGAACACCCCGAGGCGAAGAAGGCCGACTTCCTGCGCGACGTCTTCCCCGACCACCGCGCGGAGTTCGAGTCCGCGGAGGGGTGGTGGAACGCCATCCAGCCCGCCCTGCGCGAACTCCCCGGAGTCGACCCCCCGAAAGAGCGCGGCCACATCTGGCACTACCTCGGCGGCGACTGA
- a CDS encoding Nramp family divalent metal transporter: MNPGESPSDAADDAEPDVYASEVEGRQYRGTSYMPMPYDDLVDASDTDAYPERGEGGSFKLLDLPRVPKLSHVVGPSAIMLGASLGSGETLFWPVLIAQGGWALYWAFWIGVLTQFFVNTELQRWTVATGESVFRAFDRVSRFWPLFFLLAGFVSLGWPGWAASAAQVGSWAFGLADWQPLGIGLMVLIFLSYQLSPVMYNVVEGAQFVLVVVSILGAVTLAVVTGSTGQLANLPAGAVAIGTIPAGTDLAVFLGGLAFAGAGGYLNLSQSLWVREKGYGMGNYQGRLKNPLIGDDPEPIQEDGFTFEPTEENLLRWRGWWRVIQLEHLLTFVVGLLVVATMLMTVAAEFASGSDAAGIDMWLTVVVPQLSGTGQVLVPLVLFVALFTTEYAIVESFVRNSADIVYETHGRQAGWSLPTIFLVTLTAFTLWGVVIILLPFDQPFFLLVVGAAMSGVMMWPYIALTLVINTTRLPPHLQPGWIRVVAMWWATGFFGYFSTLLIGRTLARDFGVVAFETAPGIVGSGPAGYVLWLSYLVVQAYTVAVTLRAKRDGTDTAREAADVDRGWLS, encoded by the coding sequence ATGAATCCAGGAGAGTCGCCCTCCGACGCTGCCGACGACGCCGAGCCTGACGTCTACGCCTCGGAGGTCGAGGGCCGCCAGTACCGCGGCACGTCGTACATGCCGATGCCGTACGACGACCTCGTCGACGCCTCGGACACCGACGCCTACCCCGAGCGCGGCGAGGGCGGGTCGTTCAAGCTGCTCGACCTCCCGCGCGTCCCGAAACTCAGCCACGTCGTCGGCCCCTCGGCTATCATGCTCGGGGCCAGCCTCGGCAGCGGGGAGACACTCTTTTGGCCCGTCCTCATCGCCCAGGGCGGCTGGGCGCTGTACTGGGCGTTCTGGATCGGCGTCCTCACGCAGTTCTTCGTCAACACGGAGCTCCAGCGGTGGACCGTCGCCACCGGCGAGAGCGTCTTCCGCGCGTTCGACCGCGTGAGCCGCTTCTGGCCGCTCTTCTTCCTCCTCGCGGGGTTCGTGAGCCTCGGGTGGCCCGGCTGGGCGGCCAGCGCCGCACAGGTCGGCTCGTGGGCCTTCGGCCTCGCCGACTGGCAGCCACTGGGCATCGGGCTCATGGTCCTCATCTTCCTCTCCTACCAGCTCTCGCCGGTCATGTACAACGTCGTCGAGGGCGCACAGTTCGTCCTCGTCGTCGTCTCCATCCTCGGCGCGGTCACCCTCGCCGTCGTGACGGGGTCGACCGGCCAACTCGCCAACCTGCCGGCCGGCGCGGTGGCCATCGGTACCATCCCCGCGGGGACCGACCTCGCCGTGTTCCTCGGCGGCCTCGCGTTCGCCGGTGCGGGCGGCTATCTCAACCTCTCACAGTCGCTGTGGGTCCGCGAGAAGGGGTACGGCATGGGCAACTACCAGGGCCGACTGAAGAACCCGCTCATCGGCGACGACCCCGAACCGATTCAAGAGGACGGGTTCACCTTCGAGCCGACGGAGGAGAACCTCCTCCGCTGGCGTGGCTGGTGGCGCGTCATCCAGCTCGAACACCTCCTCACGTTCGTCGTCGGGTTGCTCGTCGTGGCGACGATGCTGATGACCGTGGCCGCGGAGTTCGCCTCCGGCAGTGACGCGGCGGGCATCGACATGTGGCTCACCGTGGTCGTCCCGCAGCTATCGGGGACGGGACAGGTGCTGGTTCCCCTCGTGCTGTTCGTCGCGCTCTTTACCACCGAGTACGCCATCGTCGAGTCGTTCGTCCGCAACAGCGCAGACATCGTCTACGAGACCCACGGCCGACAGGCCGGCTGGTCGCTCCCGACGATCTTTCTCGTCACGCTCACGGCGTTCACGCTCTGGGGTGTGGTCATCATCCTCCTCCCGTTCGACCAGCCCTTCTTCCTCCTCGTCGTCGGTGCCGCGATGTCGGGCGTGATGATGTGGCCGTACATCGCGCTCACGCTCGTCATCAACACCACCCGACTCCCCCCGCACCTCCAGCCGGGCTGGATTCGCGTCGTGGCGATGTGGTGGGCGACCGGCTTCTTCGGCTACTTCAGCACGCTCCTCATCGGGCGAACCCTCGCCCGCGACTTCGGTGTCGTCGCCTTCGAGACGGCACCCGGAATCGTCGGAAGCGGCCCCGCCGGCTACGTCCTCTGGCTCAGCTACCTCGTCGTGCAGGCGTACACGGTCGCCGTGACCCTCCGTGCGAAGCGTGACGGGACGGACACGGCACGGGAGGCGGCCGACGTCGACCGCGGGTGGCTGTCGTGA
- a CDS encoding FAD-binding and (Fe-S)-binding domain-containing protein, whose protein sequence is MASNTDDLGSRAGDPLEGANFDYVSEDVARPALVDDLEGLVDGDVRFDSYTRELYATDASAYEQTPIGVVMPRSTDDVAAVMQYCARREIPVLPRGGGTSLAGQTVNEAVVLDFQQHMDGVVDVDPDAATARAQAGTRLGDLNRELEPRGLKFAPDPAWGDKSALGGAIGNNSTGAHSLQYGKTDYYLESCEAVLADGSVERFGEMAVDELRARADPDSDEILPRVYAQVVRILDEESEEVEAKYPELKRNVSGYNLDMLVDEAEGRRRTPDNKGTDPDSEPGTVNLARLLAGSEGTLAIVTEATVSLEPIPNTASVALLTYDSVIDAMEDVAPILEHDPAAVEVMDDVLLDLARETAEFRDVVGLLPTGTDAVLLVEFYAEDDDHGRQQVADLIADRVPDGDSRVEPSEGAAETTEKPHTAVGSMEAHDADTRAKFWKMRKSGLPILLGRTTDAKHIAYIEDTAIPAENLPDYVADFQDILDEHDTFASYYAHAGPGVLHIRPLVNTKTVEGLETFEAIADEVTDLVVKYGGSVSGEHGDGRARTQWNRKLYGDHLWNVFRDLKSAYDPDWLLNPGNICGDHDMTEHLRFGPDYEFDAGFEPTLNWDNDNGFQGMAELCHGCAGCRGPQETTGGVMCPTYRAAEEEIQSTRGRANMLRQAMSGAFDEDEMFSDEFVHEVLDLCIGCKGCTKDCPSEVDMAKMKAEVTHEYHQRHGSSLRDKVFANIDRLSSVGSSLAPVSNLATKLPGSGWVMEKTLGIASERSLPPFASESLAAWFEKRGGSTVDESEAVRRALLFPDTYTNYNHPEAGKAAVRALEAAGVHVDIPDDVAGSGRPPHSKGFLDKARAEAEQNVEALTPRLEAGWDVVVVEPSDAVMFQSDYLDLLSGPDVQRFAANSYGVMEYVDTFDLFGDREFRPRDEVLTYHGHCHQKSTNKDHHTVSVLGQVGYEVDPLDSTCCGMAGSFGYEAEHYSMSKAIASILYDQVDASPGETVVAPGASCRSQLEDHEGEEPPHPVEKLAAVVA, encoded by the coding sequence ATGGCAAGCAACACGGATGACCTGGGGTCGCGGGCCGGCGACCCACTCGAAGGGGCGAACTTCGACTACGTCTCCGAGGACGTCGCTCGCCCGGCGCTCGTCGACGACCTCGAAGGACTAGTCGACGGCGACGTCCGCTTCGACTCGTACACCAGAGAGCTGTACGCGACAGACGCCTCGGCGTACGAACAGACGCCGATCGGCGTGGTGATGCCGCGGTCGACGGACGACGTCGCCGCAGTGATGCAGTACTGCGCTCGCCGCGAGATACCCGTCCTGCCGCGCGGCGGCGGGACGTCGCTGGCCGGACAGACGGTGAACGAGGCGGTCGTCCTCGACTTCCAGCAGCACATGGACGGCGTCGTCGACGTCGACCCCGACGCGGCGACCGCCCGGGCGCAGGCCGGGACCCGTCTCGGCGACCTCAACCGAGAGCTGGAGCCCCGCGGGTTGAAGTTCGCGCCCGACCCCGCCTGGGGCGACAAGAGCGCGCTCGGTGGTGCCATCGGCAACAACTCGACCGGCGCGCACTCGCTGCAGTACGGCAAGACCGACTACTACCTCGAATCGTGCGAGGCGGTCCTCGCCGACGGCAGCGTCGAACGCTTCGGCGAGATGGCGGTCGACGAACTCCGCGCACGGGCCGACCCAGACAGCGACGAGATACTCCCGCGGGTGTACGCGCAGGTCGTCCGTATCCTCGACGAGGAGAGCGAGGAGGTCGAAGCGAAGTACCCCGAACTGAAGCGGAACGTCTCGGGGTACAACCTCGACATGCTCGTCGACGAGGCCGAGGGGCGACGGCGGACGCCCGACAACAAGGGGACCGACCCCGACTCCGAACCCGGCACGGTCAACCTCGCCCGCCTGCTCGCCGGGAGCGAGGGGACGCTGGCCATCGTCACCGAGGCGACCGTCTCGCTCGAACCCATCCCGAACACGGCCTCCGTCGCCCTCCTCACCTACGACAGCGTCATCGACGCGATGGAGGACGTCGCGCCCATCCTCGAACACGACCCGGCCGCCGTCGAGGTGATGGACGACGTGCTCCTCGACCTCGCGAGGGAGACCGCGGAGTTCCGCGACGTCGTCGGCCTCCTCCCGACGGGGACGGACGCGGTCTTACTCGTGGAGTTTTACGCCGAGGACGACGACCACGGGAGACAGCAGGTCGCCGACCTCATCGCCGACCGCGTTCCCGACGGCGACAGCCGGGTCGAGCCGTCCGAGGGGGCCGCCGAGACGACCGAGAAGCCGCACACGGCCGTCGGGTCGATGGAGGCCCACGACGCGGACACGCGCGCGAAGTTCTGGAAGATGCGCAAGTCCGGTCTACCGATCCTCCTCGGCCGGACGACGGACGCGAAACACATCGCGTACATCGAGGACACCGCCATCCCGGCGGAGAACCTCCCGGATTACGTGGCCGACTTCCAGGACATCCTCGACGAACACGACACCTTCGCGAGCTACTACGCGCACGCCGGCCCCGGCGTGTTGCACATCCGCCCGCTCGTCAACACCAAGACCGTGGAGGGACTCGAGACGTTCGAGGCCATCGCCGACGAGGTGACCGACCTCGTCGTGAAGTACGGGGGGTCGGTGTCGGGCGAGCACGGCGACGGCCGCGCGCGGACCCAGTGGAACCGCAAGCTGTACGGCGACCACCTCTGGAACGTCTTCCGCGACCTGAAGTCCGCGTACGACCCTGACTGGCTGTTGAACCCCGGGAACATCTGCGGCGACCACGACATGACCGAACACCTCCGGTTCGGCCCGGACTACGAGTTCGACGCGGGGTTCGAGCCGACTCTCAACTGGGACAACGACAACGGCTTCCAGGGGATGGCCGAACTCTGTCACGGCTGTGCGGGCTGTCGCGGGCCGCAGGAGACGACCGGCGGCGTGATGTGTCCGACCTACCGCGCGGCGGAAGAGGAGATTCAGTCCACCCGCGGACGGGCGAACATGCTCCGACAGGCGATGTCGGGCGCGTTCGACGAGGACGAGATGTTCTCCGACGAGTTCGTCCACGAGGTGCTCGACCTCTGTATCGGCTGTAAGGGCTGTACGAAGGACTGCCCCTCGGAGGTGGACATGGCGAAGATGAAAGCCGAGGTCACCCACGAGTACCACCAGCGCCACGGCTCGAGCCTGCGCGACAAGGTGTTCGCCAACATCGACCGCCTCTCCAGCGTGGGCAGTTCGCTCGCCCCGGTCTCGAACCTCGCGACGAAGCTCCCCGGTTCGGGGTGGGTCATGGAGAAGACGCTGGGCATCGCCTCCGAGCGCTCGCTCCCCCCGTTCGCTTCCGAGTCCCTGGCGGCGTGGTTCGAAAAGCGCGGCGGGTCGACCGTCGACGAGTCGGAGGCGGTCCGCCGGGCCCTGCTCTTCCCGGACACGTACACGAACTACAACCACCCCGAGGCGGGGAAGGCCGCCGTCCGGGCGCTCGAAGCCGCCGGCGTCCACGTCGACATCCCGGACGACGTCGCCGGGAGCGGCCGACCGCCGCACTCGAAGGGGTTCCTCGACAAGGCGCGGGCCGAGGCCGAACAGAACGTCGAGGCGCTCACCCCTCGTCTCGAAGCGGGGTGGGACGTCGTCGTCGTCGAACCCTCCGACGCCGTCATGTTCCAGTCGGACTACCTCGACCTGCTCTCGGGGCCCGACGTGCAGCGGTTCGCCGCGAACAGCTACGGCGTGATGGAGTACGTCGACACGTTCGACCTCTTCGGAGACCGTGAGTTCCGCCCGCGAGACGAGGTACTCACCTACCACGGCCACTGCCACCAGAAGTCGACCAACAAGGACCACCACACGGTCTCGGTGCTCGGGCAGGTGGGGTACGAGGTCGACCCGCTCGACTCGACCTGCTGTGGGATGGCCGGCTCGTTCGGCTACGAGGCCGAACACTACTCGATGTCGAAGGCCATCGCCTCCATCCTCTACGACCAGGTCGACGCGAGCCCCGGGGAGACCGTCGTCGCCCCCGGCGCATCCTGTCGCTCCCAACTCGAAGACCACGAGGGCGAGGAGCCGCCACACCCCGTCGAGAAACTGGCGGCCGTCGTGGCCTGA